Proteins from a genomic interval of Yarrowia lipolytica chromosome 1E, complete sequence:
- a CDS encoding uncharacterized protein (Compare to YALI0E32329g, some similarities with uniprot|Q95XU8 Caenorhabditis elegans) gives MLLYDILQLQISAPEAEIDQAYRTLARCTFQDFYLLENTDFCAVSDAYYILKQHRNEYLSTSDRDSRDFFSYVQPSLPHPVRQYLRNYGVCGSAMNEHSIVHLTCTSEWERSSFPGLAVSQRAKRLMERPQWHSPLDSHLIANEATFLTALESDTTRALSGLRESPSKQKRYLRQVLAVLDEIWKKLRGLENKKEDFDVYVNLRCVYFAVFLYARTLSSELEKSAGLPDVYADLSNYSLNSWCCPSLDPISSEVHATLLDLGLDPATIEPKNMANVKIELMHNRSLLTKGRMLNDRDILQQRHEQQRTPLKLRLMDGATSDPIFGVPVVLLEFLGKDVAGIKKDLRDRRRSSGGCVEHGDLKTTPKTKTETEPIAIPGKTKKDAKGSPESHPRKQFSKVSPKTLIPKMKADCDKKTKKDGKQERQTDKKKMPRSVSSPKIPTNVTESPVDSWSDTKSDDGASTLVEPVPLLRQRASEYGFFNNDMDYLVSSQ, from the coding sequence ATGCTCCTATACGACATTTTGCAGCTCCAGATCTCAGCTCCTGAGGCAGAAATCGACCAGGCGTACCGCACGCTCGCCCGGTGCACATTCCAGGACTTTTATCTGCTTGAAAACACCGACTTTTGTGCCGTCTCAGACGCCTACTACATTCTCAAACAGCACCGAAACGAGTATCTGTCCACCTCAGATCGAGATTCGCGAGACTTCTTCAGCTATGTCCAGCCCTCATTGCCTCATCCTGTTCGCCAGTATCTTCGCAATTACGGAGTCTGTGGATCGGCCATGAACGAACACTCCATCGTCCATCTCACTTGCACCTCCGAATGGGAACGAAGCTCATTCCCCGGACTAGCCGTGTCTCAACGCGCTAAAAGACTCATGGAACGGCCCCAATGGCACTCTCCGTTAGATTCGCACTTGATTGCCAATGAGGCCACTTTTCTCACGGCTCTGGAGAGCGACACTACTAGAGCTCTTTCTGGACTACGCGAATCCCCATCCAAGCAGAAACGCTACCTTCGTCAAGTTCTTGCGGTTCTGGACGAGATCTGGAAAAAGTTGAGAGGCTTGGAGAATAAGAAGGAAGACTTTGATGTCTATGTGAACCTCAGATGTGTGTACTTTGCCGTCTTTCTCTATGCCCGGACTCTTTCCTCAGAACTAGAGAAATCCGCTGGTTTACCAGATGTCTATGCAGACCTCAGCAACTACTCGCTCAACTCGTGGTGTTGCCCATCACTAGATCCCATCTCCTCAGAGGTGCATGCTACTCTGTTGGATCTAGGGCTGGACCCTGCCACCATTGAGCCCAAGAACATGGCCAATGTCAAAATCGAGCTAATGCACAACCGGTCTCTGTTGACAAAGGGCCGCATGCTCAATGACAGGGATATCTTGCAGCAGCGCcacgagcagcagcggaCGCCTCTCAAGCTGCGGCTCATGGACGGAGCCACCTCAGATCCCATCTTCGGAGTGCctgtggttcttctggagTTCTTGGGTAAAGACGTGGCTGgcatcaagaaggacttACGAGATAGAAGAAGGTCTAGTGGAGGATGTGTTGAACACGGAGATTTAAAGACAACTCCGAAGACCAAGACTGAGACAGAACCTATTGCTATTCCAGGAAAGACCAAGAAAGACGCCAAGGGTTCACCCGAATCACATCCACGCAAACAATTTTCCAAGGTCTCGCCAAAGACATTGATTCCGAAGATGAAGGCCGATTGTGATAAGAAGACAAAGAAGGATGGCAAACAGgagagacagacagacaaaaagaagatgCCAAGATCGGTGAGCAGCCCGAAGATACCCACCAATGTCACTGAGAGCCCAGTTGATTCGTGGTCAGATACAAAGAGCGATGATGGAGCGTCTACCTTGGTGGAGCCTgttcctcttcttcgacaGCGAGCTTCAGAGTATGGCTTCTTCAATAATGACATGGACTATCTGGTTTCTTCGCAGTAA